The following coding sequences lie in one Cloeon dipterum chromosome 1, ieCloDipt1.1, whole genome shotgun sequence genomic window:
- the Dmtn gene encoding transmembrane and coiled-coil domain protein 3 isoform X2: MDTLQVASTHSSSKSSSRSASPSRPLLSPVQPQHSSSSVSPSISPSPTVLAVSPSLNKPFVRPNQPHTTVQKHSTDSKMHAASTPSSKDAGHKSASQTPQTGPPRRDTASNIIYSTPSARTVALHATSVGSQEAIGLGDDEVDSQLTPVAGAANGSAEILGTGGSDEISATPDLQKAKNAITRLTDKIMRIKDQITEEQNTRDDNVNEYLRLSMSADKQQLNRIKGMFEKKNQKSAQVIAVLQRKLEGYNRKLRDTENMVAMASQAGSSRGSDSSSSHHHHRQPREVLRDMGQGLKTVMSKPREFAHLIKNKFGSADNINSIGKSAFYTGIDESGGSEEDQNSQQSQRIHHGSATLPPNASSHQHSSGSAGARFPHGSEEGASECSSATSESLPPPPHQNASNVGDAGPTPQQTHHVTSPRHQHSESAGSIDLGRILEEVHALRDELGTLRADFDALKSNVLAEQQFTSQSLLDERFRVERLEEQLNDLTELHQTEVENLKTQVADSEEKVQYQSEERLRDIHEILEACQTKISKMEHQQHQHQQYVTLEGINNSNARAVVVKLINVVLTVLQVVLLLVATTAGIVMPFLKTRLRVLSTVLLIGGVVFVIKQWPEVRDVGDHIMRHIKHAVTGK; encoded by the exons ATGGACACCTTGCAAGTCGCCTCCACTCACTCGAGTTCCAAATCTTCGAGCCGGAGCGCGTCCCCGTCCCGACCCCTCTTGTCCCCCGTGCAGCCCCAGCACTCCTCCAGCTCCGTCTCACCCTCGATATCGCCCTCACCCACCGTCCTCGCCGTCTCACCGTCTCTAAATAAACCGTTTGTGCGTCCCAATCAGCCGCACACGACGGTTCA GAAACACAGCACTGACTCGAAAATGCATGCCGCTTCTACGCCCAGCAGCAAGGATGCCGGCCACAAGTCAGCCAGTCAGACTCCTCAGACGGGACCGCCTCGCAGGGACACGGCGTCCAACATCATCTACTCCACACCGTCGGCCCGCACGGTCGCCCTGCATGCCACCAGCGTCGGCTCGCAAGAAGCCATTGGTCTGGGCGATGACGAAGTC GATTCTCAGTTGACTCCTGTAGCTGGCGCCGCCAACGGGTCAGCGGAAATATTGGGCACCGGTGGCAGCGACGAAATTAGTGCAACGCCTGATCTTCAGAAGGCAAAGAACGCCATTACCAGGTTAACAGACAAAATCATGCGCATCAAAGATCAAATTACAGAGGAGCAAAATACTAGAGATG ATAACGTAAACGAGTACCTGAGATTATCTATGAGTGCAGACAAACAGCAGCTAAATAGAATCAAAGGCATGTTTGAGAAAAAGAACCAAAAATCGGCGCAAGTGATAGCTGTGCTGCAGCGCAAATTGGAGGGATACAACCGAAAACTGCGAGACACGGAGAACATGGTGGCCATGGCGAGCCAAGCAGGCTCCAGTCGAGGCTCAGACAGTTCATCTTCTCATCACCACCACCGACAACCTAGGGAAGTCCTCAGAGACATGGGGCAAGGACTGAA AACTGTCATGTCCAAACCACGGGAGTTCGCACACctgataaaaaacaaatttggtaGTGCCGACAACATAAACTCCATAGGGAAATCAGCGTTTTACACAG GCATCGACGAGTCTGGGGGGAGCGAAGAAGACCAAAACTCACAGCAGAGCCAGCGCATCCACCACGGGTCTGCCACGCTGCCGCCGAACGCTTCATCGCACCAACACTCGAGTGGCTCTGCTGGAGCGCGGTTTCCTCACGGCTCTGAAGAAGGAGCCTCTGAATGTTCCTCAGCCACAAGTGAATCTCTGCCTCCACCACCTCACCAAAATGCATCCAACGTGGGAGACGCTGGACCGACTCCTCAACAGACGCACCATGTAACTAGTCCGAGACACCAGCATTCCGAA TCTGCCGGATCTATAGATTTAGGAAGAATTTTAGAAGAAGTTCACGCCCTCAGAGATGAACTTGGCACACTACGAGCAGACTTTGATGCACTTAAG AGTAACGTCCTTGCTGAACAGCAGTTTACAAGCCAATCTTTATTAGATGAACGGTTTCGAGTGGAGCGTCTTGAAGAGCAGCTCAACGACCTGACTGAGCTCCACCAGACTGAGGTGGAGAACCTCAAAACGCAGGTGGCAGATTCAGAGGAGAAGGTGCAGTACCAAAGTGAAGAGAGACTAAGAGATATTCACGAGATACTCGAGGCTTGTCAAACCAAG aTATCAAAAATGGAGCATCAACAGCACCAGCACCAACAGTATGTCACCCTGGAGGGCATCAACAATTCCAACGCGCGGGCTGTTGTCGTCAAATTGATCAACGTTGTCCTCACGGTTCTGCAGGTTGTGCTGTTACTTGTAGCTACAACGGCAGGAATCGTCATGCCATTCCTCAAAACAAG GCTCCGTGTCCTTTCAACAGTTTTACTCATCGGAGGGGTGGTGTTTGTAATTAAACAGTGGCCAGAAGTGAGAGACGTTGGCGATCACATTATGCGACACATTAAGCATGCTGTTACTGGAAAATAG
- the Dmtn gene encoding transmembrane and coiled-coil domain protein 3 isoform X1 translates to MDTLQVASTHSSSKSSSRSASPSRPLLSPVQPQHSSSSVSPSISPSPTVLAVSPSLNKPFVRPNQPHTTVQKHSTDSKMHAASTPSSKDAGHKSASQTPQTGPPRRDTASNIIYSTPSARTVALHATSVGSQEAIGLGDDEVDSQLTPVAGAANGSAEILGTGGSDEISATPDLQKAKNAITRLTDKIMRIKDQITEEQNTRDDNVNEYLRLSMSADKQQLNRIKGMFEKKNQKSAQVIAVLQRKLEGYNRKLRDTENMVAMASQAGSSRGSDSSSSHHHHRQPREVLRDMGQGLKNVGGNIRDGITGFSGTVMSKPREFAHLIKNKFGSADNINSIGKSAFYTGIDESGGSEEDQNSQQSQRIHHGSATLPPNASSHQHSSGSAGARFPHGSEEGASECSSATSESLPPPPHQNASNVGDAGPTPQQTHHVTSPRHQHSESAGSIDLGRILEEVHALRDELGTLRADFDALKSNVLAEQQFTSQSLLDERFRVERLEEQLNDLTELHQTEVENLKTQVADSEEKVQYQSEERLRDIHEILEACQTKISKMEHQQHQHQQYVTLEGINNSNARAVVVKLINVVLTVLQVVLLLVATTAGIVMPFLKTRLRVLSTVLLIGGVVFVIKQWPEVRDVGDHIMRHIKHAVTGK, encoded by the exons ATGGACACCTTGCAAGTCGCCTCCACTCACTCGAGTTCCAAATCTTCGAGCCGGAGCGCGTCCCCGTCCCGACCCCTCTTGTCCCCCGTGCAGCCCCAGCACTCCTCCAGCTCCGTCTCACCCTCGATATCGCCCTCACCCACCGTCCTCGCCGTCTCACCGTCTCTAAATAAACCGTTTGTGCGTCCCAATCAGCCGCACACGACGGTTCA GAAACACAGCACTGACTCGAAAATGCATGCCGCTTCTACGCCCAGCAGCAAGGATGCCGGCCACAAGTCAGCCAGTCAGACTCCTCAGACGGGACCGCCTCGCAGGGACACGGCGTCCAACATCATCTACTCCACACCGTCGGCCCGCACGGTCGCCCTGCATGCCACCAGCGTCGGCTCGCAAGAAGCCATTGGTCTGGGCGATGACGAAGTC GATTCTCAGTTGACTCCTGTAGCTGGCGCCGCCAACGGGTCAGCGGAAATATTGGGCACCGGTGGCAGCGACGAAATTAGTGCAACGCCTGATCTTCAGAAGGCAAAGAACGCCATTACCAGGTTAACAGACAAAATCATGCGCATCAAAGATCAAATTACAGAGGAGCAAAATACTAGAGATG ATAACGTAAACGAGTACCTGAGATTATCTATGAGTGCAGACAAACAGCAGCTAAATAGAATCAAAGGCATGTTTGAGAAAAAGAACCAAAAATCGGCGCAAGTGATAGCTGTGCTGCAGCGCAAATTGGAGGGATACAACCGAAAACTGCGAGACACGGAGAACATGGTGGCCATGGCGAGCCAAGCAGGCTCCAGTCGAGGCTCAGACAGTTCATCTTCTCATCACCACCACCGACAACCTAGGGAAGTCCTCAGAGACATGGGGCAAGGACTGAA AAATGTTGGTGGCAACATTAGAGATGGAATTACAGGTTTTTCAGG AACTGTCATGTCCAAACCACGGGAGTTCGCACACctgataaaaaacaaatttggtaGTGCCGACAACATAAACTCCATAGGGAAATCAGCGTTTTACACAG GCATCGACGAGTCTGGGGGGAGCGAAGAAGACCAAAACTCACAGCAGAGCCAGCGCATCCACCACGGGTCTGCCACGCTGCCGCCGAACGCTTCATCGCACCAACACTCGAGTGGCTCTGCTGGAGCGCGGTTTCCTCACGGCTCTGAAGAAGGAGCCTCTGAATGTTCCTCAGCCACAAGTGAATCTCTGCCTCCACCACCTCACCAAAATGCATCCAACGTGGGAGACGCTGGACCGACTCCTCAACAGACGCACCATGTAACTAGTCCGAGACACCAGCATTCCGAA TCTGCCGGATCTATAGATTTAGGAAGAATTTTAGAAGAAGTTCACGCCCTCAGAGATGAACTTGGCACACTACGAGCAGACTTTGATGCACTTAAG AGTAACGTCCTTGCTGAACAGCAGTTTACAAGCCAATCTTTATTAGATGAACGGTTTCGAGTGGAGCGTCTTGAAGAGCAGCTCAACGACCTGACTGAGCTCCACCAGACTGAGGTGGAGAACCTCAAAACGCAGGTGGCAGATTCAGAGGAGAAGGTGCAGTACCAAAGTGAAGAGAGACTAAGAGATATTCACGAGATACTCGAGGCTTGTCAAACCAAG aTATCAAAAATGGAGCATCAACAGCACCAGCACCAACAGTATGTCACCCTGGAGGGCATCAACAATTCCAACGCGCGGGCTGTTGTCGTCAAATTGATCAACGTTGTCCTCACGGTTCTGCAGGTTGTGCTGTTACTTGTAGCTACAACGGCAGGAATCGTCATGCCATTCCTCAAAACAAG GCTCCGTGTCCTTTCAACAGTTTTACTCATCGGAGGGGTGGTGTTTGTAATTAAACAGTGGCCAGAAGTGAGAGACGTTGGCGATCACATTATGCGACACATTAAGCATGCTGTTACTGGAAAATAG
- the Dmtn gene encoding transmembrane and coiled-coil domains protein 2 isoform X4, which translates to MHAASTPSSKDAGHKSASQTPQTGPPRRDTASNIIYSTPSARTVALHATSVGSQEAIGLGDDEVDSQLTPVAGAANGSAEILGTGGSDEISATPDLQKAKNAITRLTDKIMRIKDQITEEQNTRDDNVNEYLRLSMSADKQQLNRIKGMFEKKNQKSAQVIAVLQRKLEGYNRKLRDTENMVAMASQAGSSRGSDSSSSHHHHRQPREVLRDMGQGLKNVGGNIRDGITGFSGTVMSKPREFAHLIKNKFGSADNINSIGKSAFYTGIDESGGSEEDQNSQQSQRIHHGSATLPPNASSHQHSSGSAGARFPHGSEEGASECSSATSESLPPPPHQNASNVGDAGPTPQQTHHVTSPRHQHSESAGSIDLGRILEEVHALRDELGTLRADFDALKSNVLAEQQFTSQSLLDERFRVERLEEQLNDLTELHQTEVENLKTQVADSEEKVQYQSEERLRDIHEILEACQTKISKMEHQQHQHQQYVTLEGINNSNARAVVVKLINVVLTVLQVVLLLVATTAGIVMPFLKTRLRVLSTVLLIGGVVFVIKQWPEVRDVGDHIMRHIKHAVTGK; encoded by the exons ATGCATGCCGCTTCTACGCCCAGCAGCAAGGATGCCGGCCACAAGTCAGCCAGTCAGACTCCTCAGACGGGACCGCCTCGCAGGGACACGGCGTCCAACATCATCTACTCCACACCGTCGGCCCGCACGGTCGCCCTGCATGCCACCAGCGTCGGCTCGCAAGAAGCCATTGGTCTGGGCGATGACGAAGTC GATTCTCAGTTGACTCCTGTAGCTGGCGCCGCCAACGGGTCAGCGGAAATATTGGGCACCGGTGGCAGCGACGAAATTAGTGCAACGCCTGATCTTCAGAAGGCAAAGAACGCCATTACCAGGTTAACAGACAAAATCATGCGCATCAAAGATCAAATTACAGAGGAGCAAAATACTAGAGATG ATAACGTAAACGAGTACCTGAGATTATCTATGAGTGCAGACAAACAGCAGCTAAATAGAATCAAAGGCATGTTTGAGAAAAAGAACCAAAAATCGGCGCAAGTGATAGCTGTGCTGCAGCGCAAATTGGAGGGATACAACCGAAAACTGCGAGACACGGAGAACATGGTGGCCATGGCGAGCCAAGCAGGCTCCAGTCGAGGCTCAGACAGTTCATCTTCTCATCACCACCACCGACAACCTAGGGAAGTCCTCAGAGACATGGGGCAAGGACTGAA AAATGTTGGTGGCAACATTAGAGATGGAATTACAGGTTTTTCAGG AACTGTCATGTCCAAACCACGGGAGTTCGCACACctgataaaaaacaaatttggtaGTGCCGACAACATAAACTCCATAGGGAAATCAGCGTTTTACACAG GCATCGACGAGTCTGGGGGGAGCGAAGAAGACCAAAACTCACAGCAGAGCCAGCGCATCCACCACGGGTCTGCCACGCTGCCGCCGAACGCTTCATCGCACCAACACTCGAGTGGCTCTGCTGGAGCGCGGTTTCCTCACGGCTCTGAAGAAGGAGCCTCTGAATGTTCCTCAGCCACAAGTGAATCTCTGCCTCCACCACCTCACCAAAATGCATCCAACGTGGGAGACGCTGGACCGACTCCTCAACAGACGCACCATGTAACTAGTCCGAGACACCAGCATTCCGAA TCTGCCGGATCTATAGATTTAGGAAGAATTTTAGAAGAAGTTCACGCCCTCAGAGATGAACTTGGCACACTACGAGCAGACTTTGATGCACTTAAG AGTAACGTCCTTGCTGAACAGCAGTTTACAAGCCAATCTTTATTAGATGAACGGTTTCGAGTGGAGCGTCTTGAAGAGCAGCTCAACGACCTGACTGAGCTCCACCAGACTGAGGTGGAGAACCTCAAAACGCAGGTGGCAGATTCAGAGGAGAAGGTGCAGTACCAAAGTGAAGAGAGACTAAGAGATATTCACGAGATACTCGAGGCTTGTCAAACCAAG aTATCAAAAATGGAGCATCAACAGCACCAGCACCAACAGTATGTCACCCTGGAGGGCATCAACAATTCCAACGCGCGGGCTGTTGTCGTCAAATTGATCAACGTTGTCCTCACGGTTCTGCAGGTTGTGCTGTTACTTGTAGCTACAACGGCAGGAATCGTCATGCCATTCCTCAAAACAAG GCTCCGTGTCCTTTCAACAGTTTTACTCATCGGAGGGGTGGTGTTTGTAATTAAACAGTGGCCAGAAGTGAGAGACGTTGGCGATCACATTATGCGACACATTAAGCATGCTGTTACTGGAAAATAG
- the Dmtn gene encoding transmembrane and coiled-coil domains protein 2 isoform X3: protein MVSFSWFPMIMVAVKHSTDSKMHAASTPSSKDAGHKSASQTPQTGPPRRDTASNIIYSTPSARTVALHATSVGSQEAIGLGDDEVDSQLTPVAGAANGSAEILGTGGSDEISATPDLQKAKNAITRLTDKIMRIKDQITEEQNTRDDNVNEYLRLSMSADKQQLNRIKGMFEKKNQKSAQVIAVLQRKLEGYNRKLRDTENMVAMASQAGSSRGSDSSSSHHHHRQPREVLRDMGQGLKNVGGNIRDGITGFSGTVMSKPREFAHLIKNKFGSADNINSIGKSAFYTGIDESGGSEEDQNSQQSQRIHHGSATLPPNASSHQHSSGSAGARFPHGSEEGASECSSATSESLPPPPHQNASNVGDAGPTPQQTHHVTSPRHQHSESAGSIDLGRILEEVHALRDELGTLRADFDALKSNVLAEQQFTSQSLLDERFRVERLEEQLNDLTELHQTEVENLKTQVADSEEKVQYQSEERLRDIHEILEACQTKISKMEHQQHQHQQYVTLEGINNSNARAVVVKLINVVLTVLQVVLLLVATTAGIVMPFLKTRLRVLSTVLLIGGVVFVIKQWPEVRDVGDHIMRHIKHAVTGK, encoded by the exons ATGGTGTCGTTTTCCTGGTTTCCAATGATTATGGTTGCTGT GAAACACAGCACTGACTCGAAAATGCATGCCGCTTCTACGCCCAGCAGCAAGGATGCCGGCCACAAGTCAGCCAGTCAGACTCCTCAGACGGGACCGCCTCGCAGGGACACGGCGTCCAACATCATCTACTCCACACCGTCGGCCCGCACGGTCGCCCTGCATGCCACCAGCGTCGGCTCGCAAGAAGCCATTGGTCTGGGCGATGACGAAGTC GATTCTCAGTTGACTCCTGTAGCTGGCGCCGCCAACGGGTCAGCGGAAATATTGGGCACCGGTGGCAGCGACGAAATTAGTGCAACGCCTGATCTTCAGAAGGCAAAGAACGCCATTACCAGGTTAACAGACAAAATCATGCGCATCAAAGATCAAATTACAGAGGAGCAAAATACTAGAGATG ATAACGTAAACGAGTACCTGAGATTATCTATGAGTGCAGACAAACAGCAGCTAAATAGAATCAAAGGCATGTTTGAGAAAAAGAACCAAAAATCGGCGCAAGTGATAGCTGTGCTGCAGCGCAAATTGGAGGGATACAACCGAAAACTGCGAGACACGGAGAACATGGTGGCCATGGCGAGCCAAGCAGGCTCCAGTCGAGGCTCAGACAGTTCATCTTCTCATCACCACCACCGACAACCTAGGGAAGTCCTCAGAGACATGGGGCAAGGACTGAA AAATGTTGGTGGCAACATTAGAGATGGAATTACAGGTTTTTCAGG AACTGTCATGTCCAAACCACGGGAGTTCGCACACctgataaaaaacaaatttggtaGTGCCGACAACATAAACTCCATAGGGAAATCAGCGTTTTACACAG GCATCGACGAGTCTGGGGGGAGCGAAGAAGACCAAAACTCACAGCAGAGCCAGCGCATCCACCACGGGTCTGCCACGCTGCCGCCGAACGCTTCATCGCACCAACACTCGAGTGGCTCTGCTGGAGCGCGGTTTCCTCACGGCTCTGAAGAAGGAGCCTCTGAATGTTCCTCAGCCACAAGTGAATCTCTGCCTCCACCACCTCACCAAAATGCATCCAACGTGGGAGACGCTGGACCGACTCCTCAACAGACGCACCATGTAACTAGTCCGAGACACCAGCATTCCGAA TCTGCCGGATCTATAGATTTAGGAAGAATTTTAGAAGAAGTTCACGCCCTCAGAGATGAACTTGGCACACTACGAGCAGACTTTGATGCACTTAAG AGTAACGTCCTTGCTGAACAGCAGTTTACAAGCCAATCTTTATTAGATGAACGGTTTCGAGTGGAGCGTCTTGAAGAGCAGCTCAACGACCTGACTGAGCTCCACCAGACTGAGGTGGAGAACCTCAAAACGCAGGTGGCAGATTCAGAGGAGAAGGTGCAGTACCAAAGTGAAGAGAGACTAAGAGATATTCACGAGATACTCGAGGCTTGTCAAACCAAG aTATCAAAAATGGAGCATCAACAGCACCAGCACCAACAGTATGTCACCCTGGAGGGCATCAACAATTCCAACGCGCGGGCTGTTGTCGTCAAATTGATCAACGTTGTCCTCACGGTTCTGCAGGTTGTGCTGTTACTTGTAGCTACAACGGCAGGAATCGTCATGCCATTCCTCAAAACAAG GCTCCGTGTCCTTTCAACAGTTTTACTCATCGGAGGGGTGGTGTTTGTAATTAAACAGTGGCCAGAAGTGAGAGACGTTGGCGATCACATTATGCGACACATTAAGCATGCTGTTACTGGAAAATAG
- the IscU gene encoding iron-sulfur cluster assembly scaffold protein IscU gives MALVRVVSRSLSANLTKNPSFSAPQLFYHPNVIDHYENPRNVGSLDKSDSQVGTGLVGAPACGDVMKLQIRVDENGKIIDAKFKTFGCGSAIASSSLATEWVKGKSVEEAAKLKNTDIARELCLPPVKLHCSMLAEDAIKAALSDYKVKQKKA, from the exons ATGGCTTTGGTTCGTGTGGTTTCCCGGTCTCTGTCGGCTAATTTGACCAAGAATCCCTCGTTCAGTGCTCCTCAACTGTTCTACCATCCGAAT GTGATTGATCACTATGAGAATCCGAGGAACGTTGGCTCGCTGGACAAGAGCGATTCTCAAGTGGGCACCGGCTTAGTTGGAGCACCAGCCTGTGGTGATGTCATGAAGCTGCAGATTAGAGTTGACGAAAATGGCAAAATCATTGACgctaaattcaaaacatttggCTGCGGTTCAGCAATCGCTTCTAGTTCCTTGGCAACAGAGTGGGTGAAAGGGAAATCG GTCGAAGAGGCTGCCAAATTGAAGAATACTGACATCGCAAGGGAATTATGCCTGCCTCCAGTTAAGCTGCATTGCTCAa TGCTGGCAGAGGATGCTATCAAGGCGGCTTTGTCAGATTACAAGGTTAAACAGAAGAAAGCTTAA
- the AIMP1 gene encoding aminoacyl tRNA synthase complex-interacting multifunctional protein 1: MASPSASVVQLLENRAIAAEGMIAHLLQQIDEIKRHCSNNVNNKGNTQAAELEAENIALAKKIEICRKSLIDLEVKNGKKQVPIPTVGNTSILKVEAKDPPALPKENAQETKQKPEKKEKGPSNELNAADKPKAPKKEKAKKPQAPKQPEKADDDVTRLDLRVGLITKAERHPDADSLYLETIDVGTGTPLTVVSGLAGKVPLEDMQNRLVILLCNLKPAKMRGIVSQAMVMCASEPGGKVEVLIPPAGAAPGDQVSLEGEEAGQPDTQLKSKVWEAVAAKLRTRPDLVAGFDGKKLIVPGKGDITTSSLAGVPIK; encoded by the exons ATGGCATCTCCATCAGCTAGTGTGGTCCAACTATTGGAAAATCGTGCCATCGCTGCAGAGGGCATGATTGCTCATCTACTTCAGCAG attgATGAAATCAAGAGACACTGCTCTAATAACGTTAACAACAAAGGAAACACCCAAGCAGCTGAACTTGAAGCGGAAAACATCGCGCttgcgaaaaaaattgagatcTGCAGGAAATCGCTCATTGATTTagaagtaaaaaatggaaaaaagcag GTCCCAATTCCAACTGTTGGCAACACCTCGATTCTGAAGGTTGAAGCTAAAGACCCTCCAGCTTTGCCTAAAGAAAATGCGCAGGAAACCAAGCAGAAGCCTGAGAAGAAGGAGAAAGGCCCCTCTAATGAGCTAAATGCAGCAGATAAACCAAAAGCAccgaaaaaggaaaaggcaaAGAAGCCACAGGCACCAAAACAACCTGAAAAAG CTGACGACGATGTAACAAGGCTTGATCTGCGGGTTGGCTTGATCACGAAAGCTGAACGGCACCCTGATGCAGATTCTCTTTACCTGGAGACGATTGATGTTGGTACAGGCACTCCGTTAACTGTCGTCAGTGGCCTCGCTGGAAAAGTACCTCTAGAAGACATGCAAAACCGGCTGGTCATTCTGCTTTGCAACCTAAAGCCAGCAAAGATGAGAGGCATCGTGTCCCAGGCCATGGTCATGTGTGCCAGTGAACCTGGAGGCAAAGTGGAAGTGCTGATCCCTCCAGCAGGCGCCGCACCAGGTGACCAAGTTTCCCTGGAAGGAGAGGAGGCTGGGCAACCAGACACCCAGCTCAAGTCCAAAGTGTGGGAGGCAGTGGCTGCTAAGCTGAGAACCAGGCCAGACTTGGTTGCTGGTTTTGATGGAAAGAAGCTGATCGTTCCTGGAAAAGGGGACATCACAACATCCAGTCTAGCTGGCGTgcccataaaataa
- the Sod1 gene encoding superoxide dismutase [Cu-Zn] has protein sequence MAAKAVCVLNGEVVKGTVFFEQTGEGAPVKVSGEVTGLTKGLHGFHVHEFGDNTNGCISAGPHFNPHGKTHGGPTDEERHVGDLGNLDAGDDGKAAINLTDSLISLSGAHSIIGRTVVVHADPDDLGKGGHELSPTTGNAGARVACGVIGIAKV, from the exons ATGGCTGCAAAGGCTGTATGTGTGCTGAATGGAGAAGTTGTGAAGGGGACGGTCTTCTTTGAGCAGACA ggtGAAGGTGCGCCGGTTAAAGTTTCTGGTGAGGTCACAGGACTAACAAAGGGATTGCATGGATTCCATGTCCATGAATTTGGAGACAATACCAATG GGTGCATCAGTGCTGGACCTCATTTCAACCCTCACGGCAAAACGCATGGTGGACCGACTGACGAAGAGCGTCATGTTGGTGACCTGGGAAACCTGGATGCTGGTGATGATGGCAAGGCTGCCATTAACCTGACAGACAGTCTGATTTCTCTCTCTGGAGCCCACAGCATCATTGGCAGAACTGTTGTTGTTCACGCCGATCCTGATGACCTCGGCAAGGGAGGCCACGAGCTCAGCCCAACCACCGGCAATGCGGGCGCCCGAGTTGCTTGCGGCGTCATTGGCATTGCTAAAGTGTAA
- the bora gene encoding uncharacterized protein bora, whose product MLSSALVKRTMSPNKPVGIVRQHRALEDISNFECVLPKIQEENGCDEMGTRGRAMETTPSSRTTYCQTPTSKNTKTSDAHKPTSSTPLSSRRQPTPKTPKVIPRNPFCTDADVSRLQLPIWSPNVFNTVVSPTKSLDGDNFDWPIEDISRMKPVLIDEDPEHLIPREDPETESKIENALATFWNGETQIVPSPWQENGKVVKYAKTFSAACKDAASQTMLTLPPILPPDLENALMPYLNRDSGILVSPESMLEVHNESNESFSSSLSQCGLRRKLSFMMEDNTNCPSSPIVSMATSKGLLSRTDKDSSVLRSPTMSPIKSLSASQEERDGNMSLDLGEQVANHQSYGVSHSGASFQPLVAFDDQTMDSLAPGHLGFQGQSTDHGYLTETSSINFAHHFHSRLPDYTLPSEPWVPHLGSSTPSSH is encoded by the exons ATGCTTAGCTCAGCCTTAGTGAAGAGGACAATGAGTCCTAACAAGCCTGTTGGCATAGTTCGACAGCATAGGGCCTTAGAAGATATAAGCAACTTTGAATGTGTGCTGCCAAAGATTCAAGAGGAAAATGGTTGTGATGAGATGGGAACAAGAGGACGTGCAATGGAAACCACACCTAGCAGTAGAACAACGTATTGTCAGACGCCTACTTCTAAAAACACCAAAACCTCTGATGCTCACAAACCTACCAGTTCAACACCCTTATCATCTCGACGACAGCCCACACCAAAAACCCCCAAGGTCATCCCGCGCAATCCATTTTGCACTGATGCTGATGTATCTAGGTTGCAATTGCCGATCTGGAGTCCTAATGTGTTCAATACCGTTGTAAGTCCAACCAAGAGCCTTGAT GGTGATAATTTTGACTGGCCCATTGAAGATATTTCTCGGATGAAGCCAGTATTAATAGATGAAGACCCTGAGCACCTAATCCCTCGTGAAGACCCAGAAACTGAGTCTAAAATTGAGAATGCTCTGGCCAC GTTTTGGAACGGAGAGACGCAAATCGTGCCCAGTCCTTGGCAAGAGAATGGGAAAGTAGTCAAATACGCAAAAACTTTCTCTGCTGCATGCAAGGATG cGGCATCTCAAACAATGCTCACTCTGCCTCCAATTTTGCCTCCTGATTTGGAAAACGCACTGATGCCATATCTTAACAGA GATTCAGGGATTCTTGTTAGTCCAGAGTCTATGCTGGAAGTACATAATGAGAGTAATGAATCATTTTCTTCGTCTCTTTCTCAATGTGGACTCAGGAGAAAGCTCTCATTCATGATGGAGGATAATACAAATTGCCCCTCAAGCCCGATTGTg agcaTGGCAACCTCTAAAGGGCTATTATCTAGAACTGACAAGGACTCCAGTGTCCTTCGATCTCCAACAATGTCTCCAATCAAAAGCTTGTCTGCCAGTCAGGAAGAGAGAG atggtAACATGAGCCTTGATCTCGGCGAACAAGTTGCCAACCATCAGTCATATGGAGTTTCGCATTCTGGAGCGTCATTCCAGCCTCTTGTTGCGTTTGATGACCAAACAATGGATAGTCTCGCGCCAGGGCATCTAGGTTTCCAAGGCCAGTCAACAGACCACGGCTACCTTACAGAGACGAGCAGCATCAACTTTGCCCACCACTTCCATAGCCGTCTGCCTGATTACACTCTGCCTTCAGAGCCATGGGTGCCGCACTTGGGTTCATCAACTCCAAGCAGTCactga